The Thermosipho melanesiensis BI429 sequence TCACTCTGCCTATATGGTCCAAAATCCCCGCCTACATCTGGTCCTTCATCCCATTCTAAACCTAACCACTTTAAGGCATTAATCAAACCTTCTTCATATTCTTTTTGGGAACGCTCTAAATCTGTATCCTCAATCCTTAAAATAAAACTTCCTTTCATTTTCCTTGCATATAAAAAATTAAACAAAGCTGTTCTTGCACCACCAACATGTAAATACCCAGTTGGACTTGGAGCAAAACGTAGTCTAACCATCAAGACACCTCCTAATTTACTTTGTTTAATTATACCATACTTATTTTATTCTATTTTGTCTGAAAATTTAAATTATTTTCATATTTATTGTAACGAACCAAAAAGAAACTTGATTCAAATCTAAAACAATTTTCAAAATAACATCTAATATCTCCAAGTTGACAAAAAAATTTTTTTATGGTATAAATTCACGGAACGTACCTTTAAATTGGTCCAGTGAGGCCAGAAAGGAGGATAAACATGGTAGAATTTGAAAACACATTTGATGTTTATCAAAGTATTGGTGGTTGGAAAAAGATAGTTTTAGCTCTACAACATTTTCTTGCAATGTTTGGAGCAACGGTACTTGTTCCCCTTTTAACTGGTTTAGATCCTCTTGTAGCCCTCTTTACCGCAGGATTAGGTACCTTGGTCTTTCACCTCATCACCAAAAGAATAGTTCCTGTTTTTCTAGGTTCAAGCTTTGCTTATATAACACCAATCTTATTAGTAAAGGAAAAAACAGGAGACTTAAGTTATGCAACTGGCGGAATCGTGTTTGCTGGTGGAGTTTACCTTTTTTTTGCATTGCTTATTAAATTAATCGGTGTAAAAAAAATTAAAAAACTCTTCCCACCAGTTGTAACAGGTCCTATGATAATGGTAATAGGTCTCAGTTTAAGTCCCGTTGCAATTAATATGGCATCAGAAAATTGGCTAATTTCAACAGTTGTAATAATTACAATTATACTTTCCACAACGGTTTTTAAAGGTTTTTTTAACCTAATACCTATTTTGGTAGGCGTAACTGTAGGATATTCATTCTCAACATTTACAGGAAATGTTGATTTTTCACCTATTTCAAATTCCTCTTTCATTTCCATACCAAAATTCATACTTCCAAAATTTGAACTATCTTCCATTCTATTAATAGCACCTGTTGCCATTGCAACATTTATGGAACACATTGGTGATATTACCACAAATGGTGCTGTTGTAGAAAAAAACTTCCTAGAAAACCCGGGACTCCATAGAACATTAATTGGTGATGGGATAGCAACAATGATTGCTGGTTTTTTAGGTGGTCCTGCAAATACAACGTACAGTGAAAACACTGGTGTACTTGCCTTAACTAAAGTATATGATCCTTCAGTTTTAAGAGTTGCTGCTATATTTGCCATTTTTATGTCCTTTTTCTCAAAATTTGGTAGTATCTTACAAACTATTCCAACTCCGGTAATTGGAGGAGTAAGCTTAATACTATTTGGTATGATAGCATCCATTGGAGTAAGAACAATAGTAAATGAAAAAGTAGATTTCTCCAAGCCAAAAAATCTAATTGTCTCTTCTCTAATACTTACAATAGGCATTGGTGGAGCAAGTGTTAAAATTGGTTCTATTGAACTAAAAGGATTAGCACTTGCCGCAATTATAGGTGTAATTGCAAATTTAATAATTCCTGAGAAAAAATAACCTCTTCCAATTTGCACTGAATCCAATAAGTGAACTATCACACTTTACGTTTTGCTAAGAAAACATAGGTTCTTATTTTCTCCTGCAATGGATCGCAGAATTTTTACAAGTTTCGCCACCAGTGCACAGTCCATATAACTAATTTTAGGCGGTTCCTCCCGCCCTATTTATTGTTTACCGCTATACATATTGAGCATTATTCATAGTGTTGTTAACATCTCTATCACGAACAGCCCCGCATTTAGAAAACATCCATTTCATTATACTTAGCTTTTTTGTCTCTTTATTTACATTTCCACATCCCAGAACATGTTTGACATGATGCAAAAACTTTCAATTTTGATTAATTCAATATTTATTCGTTTTGCTTTATATTCATAATTCATAATAATAAATAATTACCACTAAATATACTTTGCTAGGTATTTGTTTTTTAACATACCTTTTATGTTTAAATTTTTACCTCAATCTTATTAACTTGATTTTCGTTGACAATATTGCAAGTTATTTGTGGGCAATAATTTTGAAATTTATATTTGAAATGGAATCTATCACAAGCTTACAAAGTCTCATCATTAAAAGCATAAATTGCCACCCATCCAAGTAGTGCCACAACATATACAGTCACAATTCCTCCAAAAATTAATATTTTCTTCAGATGCAGATTTTAAAATTAGTTCATATTTTCCTGAAATAACCACTATTGTTCCACCACTAATTCCATAGTATTAACTACAAATTTTATTGAATTATCATTATCGATTTTATCAACAATTTTATTGAAAGCAGAAATAGAATTTTTGTTATCTCCAAAAAAAGCACATTTATCAGAAATTATATTATCTTTTATTAAATTTATATTTTGGAATATTAGATTTTTATCTCTATCTTGTATAAATGGATATATAACTTTAAAAATTGAAATAATTCCAATAAACATAATAAATATAATCAACAATTTTCGATTAATAAATTTCATAAATTCTTCCGTCTTTATTTGTTTCTATTCTAATTCTATTTAATTCAAGCAAACTAACACATCATACACTATGCTTAGAAAACTTGACTCTCTACTTCATCCTACGATGGCTCATAGCCCTCTTGTAAGCCCCACAAGTCCACAGACCTAATAGTTTCAAATGCTTCCCACCATACTTTCCTATTTTCTCCACACATATTGTGAAACATCTTTTGCTGTGTTAATTTCTCTACCATAAACTGCCCTGCATTTGGGATTTTTCCTTTGTTTTAGGATAAATTTTGAATCTGTAAGTTTGAAGCATATTTTCTCTCCTTTCTGATCCTTGATGATATTGCTTTACATGCATTA is a genomic window containing:
- a CDS encoding uracil-xanthine permease family protein is translated as MVEFENTFDVYQSIGGWKKIVLALQHFLAMFGATVLVPLLTGLDPLVALFTAGLGTLVFHLITKRIVPVFLGSSFAYITPILLVKEKTGDLSYATGGIVFAGGVYLFFALLIKLIGVKKIKKLFPPVVTGPMIMVIGLSLSPVAINMASENWLISTVVIITIILSTTVFKGFFNLIPILVGVTVGYSFSTFTGNVDFSPISNSSFISIPKFILPKFELSSILLIAPVAIATFMEHIGDITTNGAVVEKNFLENPGLHRTLIGDGIATMIAGFLGGPANTTYSENTGVLALTKVYDPSVLRVAAIFAIFMSFFSKFGSILQTIPTPVIGGVSLILFGMIASIGVRTIVNEKVDFSKPKNLIVSSLILTIGIGGASVKIGSIELKGLALAAIIGVIANLIIPEKK